GCACAATGTTTACCATCAATAATATGACCTAGCGCATCCATATCGGCGCGTAATACTAAAGTTGGGCCTGGATTTCCACTATCATATACCGCTGTTATACCTGTTGTGTTATTAATATTTTCACAAACATGATATCCCGCGTCTTTGAGGCACTGGCTTATATAAGCAGAGGTTTTATGCTCGGCAAACCCCAACTCGGGAATAGTATGCAAATGTTTATAGTGCTCAAGTACTTTTGACATAGTAACTCCTTTAAATTAGAGAGCAATAATCACTCTCATAACTAGCATTGCAATAATGGCATTTAAAATGCTCGTCACCATAAGCAACGGCCAATAACGCTTTGGTACATCCGCCACGCCCAAAAGGCGACCCATATATTGTAATTGCGAACCCATTAAGAAAATAGCCGGAGCCAAAATCGTAATATCCGTTATGCCCAATTGCTGATGAGCAAATAGGCTTACGGCAACGCCAGTTCCCGCTGATGCTGACAACCACGCAGTTAATAATACCGTAATTGCGACGCCTGGTAGGCTAAAAATGGTCATTGCTGGTGAAAAAACAATACCTAAAAAATCCATTAAGCCAAGCAAATTAAGAATTTGTGCAATAACATAAGCCATTACCACATTTGGCATAAGGTTATTGATGGCAATATTAAAGCCTTTTCTAGCACCAATGATAAATATATCAAAGGGATTATTTGTCTCTCTCTTATGGGTATTACTCATTAGTGAAATCCCTTTTATAAAATGTAGTCAATGCGATACGAACAAAAATAGCGCCGACAAATTTCATGATAAACATTAAAATTAAAGGGATCACAACTGGCACCGTTAACCATGCAAAAAGAGCCGATCCTATTGCAAAATAGTTATTAATTAGTCCTGCACCTGAATATTGCCACGCTCCCATAATGATTAACTCTTTTTTAGCTATCACTTTCTCGTCATAGAGCTCTTTGGTTAATGCCGCCCCAGCAT
The genomic region above belongs to Orbaceae bacterium lpD02 and contains:
- a CDS encoding YjiG family protein translates to MSNTHKRETNNPFDIFIIGARKGFNIAINNLMPNVVMAYVIAQILNLLGLMDFLGIVFSPAMTIFSLPGVAITVLLTAWLSASAGTGVAVSLFAHQQLGITDITILAPAIFLMGSQLQYMGRLLGVADVPKRYWPLLMVTSILNAIIAMLVMRVIIAL